In Cupriavidus basilensis, one genomic interval encodes:
- the typA gene encoding translational GTPase TypA, which produces MTRAIRNIAIIAHVDHGKTTLVDQLLRQAGTFRDNQQMVERVMDSNDIEKERGITILAKNCAVEYNGTHINIVDTPGHADFGGEVERVLSMVDGVLLLVDAVEGPMPQTRFVTRKALALGLKPIVVINKVDRPGARPEWVINQTFDLFDKLGATDEQLDFPVIYASGLNGYAGLTDDVREGDMKPLFETVLAKVPVRDDNPDGPLQLQIISLDYNSYVGKIGVGRISRGRARSLQDVVVKFGPEGNPIKGRINQVLKFQGLEREIVAEAEAGDIVLINGIEELGIGCTVCAPDAQDALPMLKVDEPTLTMNFCVNTSPLAGREGKFVTSRQLRERLDRELKSNVALRVAETGDDTIFEVSGRGELHLTILLENMRREGYELAVSRPRVVFKEIDGVKHEPYELLTVDVEDGHQGSVMEELGRRKGELLDMASDGKGRTRLEYRVPARGLIGFQGEFLTLTRGTGLISHIFDDYAPLREGGLGERHNGVLISQDDGDAVAYALWKLQDRGRMFVKPGDALYEGMIIGIHSRDNDLVVNPIKGKQLTNVRASGTDEAVRLVTPIQMSLEYAVEFIADDELVEITPKSIRLRKRHLKEHERKRASRESA; this is translated from the coding sequence TCATGGCAAGACCACTCTGGTCGACCAACTCCTGCGCCAGGCAGGCACCTTCCGCGACAACCAGCAAATGGTCGAGCGCGTGATGGACTCGAACGACATTGAAAAGGAACGCGGGATCACCATCCTCGCGAAGAACTGTGCTGTCGAATACAACGGCACGCACATCAATATCGTCGATACCCCTGGCCACGCCGACTTCGGCGGTGAAGTGGAGCGCGTGCTGTCGATGGTTGACGGTGTGCTGCTGCTGGTTGACGCTGTCGAAGGCCCGATGCCGCAGACCCGTTTCGTCACGCGCAAGGCGCTGGCGCTGGGCTTGAAGCCGATCGTGGTGATCAACAAGGTCGACCGTCCGGGCGCGCGTCCGGAATGGGTGATCAACCAGACGTTCGACCTGTTCGACAAGCTGGGCGCCACCGATGAGCAGCTCGATTTCCCGGTGATCTACGCATCCGGCCTGAACGGCTATGCTGGCCTGACCGACGACGTGCGCGAAGGCGACATGAAGCCGCTGTTCGAGACCGTGCTGGCCAAGGTGCCGGTCCGTGACGACAACCCGGACGGTCCGCTGCAGCTGCAGATCATCTCGCTCGATTACAACAGCTATGTCGGCAAGATCGGCGTAGGCCGCATTTCGCGTGGTCGCGCCCGTTCGCTGCAAGACGTGGTGGTCAAGTTCGGCCCGGAAGGCAACCCCATCAAGGGTCGTATCAACCAGGTGCTGAAGTTCCAGGGCCTGGAGCGCGAAATCGTGGCGGAAGCCGAAGCCGGCGACATCGTGCTGATCAACGGCATCGAAGAACTGGGCATTGGTTGCACCGTGTGTGCACCGGACGCGCAAGACGCGCTGCCGATGCTGAAGGTCGACGAGCCCACGCTGACCATGAACTTCTGCGTCAACACGTCGCCGCTGGCCGGCCGTGAAGGCAAGTTCGTGACCAGCCGCCAGCTGCGCGAACGCCTGGACCGCGAACTGAAGTCGAACGTGGCGCTGCGCGTGGCCGAGACCGGCGACGACACCATCTTCGAAGTGTCGGGCCGCGGCGAGCTGCACCTGACCATCCTGCTGGAAAACATGCGCCGCGAAGGCTACGAGCTGGCCGTGTCGCGCCCGCGCGTGGTGTTCAAGGAAATCGACGGCGTCAAGCACGAGCCGTACGAACTGCTGACCGTGGACGTCGAAGACGGCCACCAGGGCAGCGTGATGGAAGAGCTGGGCCGCCGCAAGGGCGAACTGCTCGACATGGCGTCCGACGGCAAGGGCCGCACCCGCCTCGAGTACCGCGTTCCGGCCCGTGGCCTGATCGGCTTCCAGGGCGAGTTCCTGACGCTGACCCGCGGCACCGGCCTGATCAGCCACATCTTCGACGACTACGCGCCCCTGCGCGAAGGCGGCCTGGGTGAGCGCCACAACGGCGTGCTGATCTCGCAGGACGACGGCGATGCCGTGGCCTACGCGCTGTGGAAGCTGCAGGATCGCGGCCGCATGTTCGTCAAGCCGGGCGATGCGCTGTACGAAGGCATGATCATCGGCATCCACAGCCGCGACAACGACCTGGTTGTGAACCCGATCAAGGGCAAGCAGCTGACCAACGTGCGCGCCTCGGGTACCGACGAAGCCGTGCGCCTGGTCACGCCGATCCAGATGTCGCTGGAATACGCCGTGGAGTTCATCGCCGACGACGAGCTGGTGGAAATCACGCCGAAGAGCATCCGTCTGCGCAAGCGTCACCTGAAGGAGCACGAGCGTAAGCGTGCTTCGCGCGAATCCGCGTAA